The following nucleotide sequence is from Salvelinus sp. IW2-2015 linkage group LG26, ASM291031v2, whole genome shotgun sequence.
attttgatttaaaaaaaagtttgttcaaatggctctcctgtgaagtagtgacgagcgacatacgcctagtttcctgaaattagtcacaaatggtttgtcgagatcggtttggaagaacttgactggcctgcagagagccctgaactcaaccacattgaacacctttgggatgaattggaacgccgactgcgagcctggcctacttgtccaacatcagtgcccaaaatcactaatgctcttgtggctgaatggaagcaatgtaCCACAATCTACTAGAAAGCcttccccagaagagtggaggctgtaatagcagcRaagggggtaccaactccataataatgcccatgattttggaatgagatgttcgacaagcacaTAGTATTGGTCATGTGTTgtatattcagtgtctgcttttttattttttacccatgtACCAATAGGGCCCTTCTATGTGACTCAATggaaaaccagagaacctctttGGTTTAATCTGTTTTAGATATTCATTGCTCAACTGCGGGACCTTGCATGTGTGGGGTAAAGAAATTGGGTGATCATTCAAAATTCCATGAAACGTATTATGTTGTGAcatttttactactgaacttattttTGCTTATAAAGGGATTGAGTACTTATTGAcgcaatacatttcagctttgaattttttattaatttgtcagaatttctaaaaacataattatattttgacattatggggtattgtgtgtaaaYCAGTGAAAAAMccctcaatttaatcaatttttaaatTCGGCCTGTAAGACAACACAATCTGGAGAATGTCAAGGAGTGTGAACTTTGAAgacactgtgtatatacagtatacactgaaaaaaatatatacacaacatTCAAcatgttcatataaggaaatcagttaattgaaataaattcattagggcctaatctatggatttcacgagttgataacagataccttaaaaggtagggccgtggatcagaaaaccagtctgtatctggtgtgaccaccatttgcctcatgcaacgtgtcacatttccttcgcatagggatgatcaggctgttggttgtggaatgttgtcccactcttcaatggctgtgcaaagttgctggatattggcggaaaccgAAACACGCYGTCGTACACGTTGATCAAGActatctcaaacatgctcaatgggtgacatgtctagtgagtatgcaggccatggaagaactgggactttttcagcttccaggaattgtgtacagatccttgctacattgggctgtgcattatcatgctgaaacatgaggcggTGGATCAATGGCAttacaatggacctcaggatctcatcatatctctgtgtgttcaaattgacatcaataaaatgcaattgtgtttgttgtccgtagcttatgcctgcccatactgtaaccccaccgccaccatctggcacactgttcacaatgttgacatcagcaaccgCTTGCCAACAGAACACCAWACTGCcacctgcccggtacagttgaaaccgggattcagccgggaagaggacacttctccagtgtgccagtgaccatcgaaggcgagcatttgcccactgaaagtcggttacgacaccgaactgcagtcaggtcaagaccctggtgaggacgacgagcatgcagatgcaCTTCACTGAGACTTTCTGACAGTGTGCAGAAATTCTTAGGTTGTACAaattcagtttcatcagctgtctgcaTGGCTGGCCTCAGACATCACACAGTTGAATAAGCCGGATGTggcggtcctgggctggcgtatttacacttggtctgcggttgtgaggccagttggacgaactgccaaattctctaaaacaatgtttgaggcagcttatggtagtgACATTAACATATAAttatctgccaacagctctggtggacagtcctgcagtcagcatgccaattgcacgcagtTGACAAAACTGCCAATTTTTAGGGGCCTTTTATTGTGCTCAGTACAAGGTGCacgtgtgtaatgatcatgttgtttaatcagcttcttgatatgccacatctgtcaggtggatggcaaACGAGAAATGGTcacctaacagggatgtaaacaaattagtgcacaaaATTWGagagaattaagctttttgtgcatgtggaaaTTGTCTGGGATATATTTAAgatcattaaacatgggaccaacactttacatactgtatttttgttcCAGTGTACGGtgcattcaaagtattcagaccccttcactttttccacatatttgtaaaaatgttctAATTTATAAAATATCACacatatataagtattcagaccctttactctacttttgttgaagcaccttttggcagtgactacagcctcaagtcttcttgggtatgacgctacaagtttggcacaccttcATTTGGGGAKTTTCtaccattctctgcagatccgctcaagctctttcaggttggatggggagcatcgctgcacagctattttcaggtcactccagagatgtacGATCGAGTTCAATTCAGGGCtttggctgggcaactcaaggacattcgaaGACTTGTCACTCCTGCgttggggaaagggggatacctagtcaattgtacaactgaagtgtgtcttcagcatttaacccaGCCCCTCTGAATCAAAGCGGTGCAGTGGCTACCTTCATCGACATCCACGTTTCGGCAcgttgctcaggggcagaatgacagatttgaccTTGGCAGCTcgtggattcgatccagcaacttttcggttactggcccaatgctctataaaccactaggctacctgccgccccgttgtcttggttgtgtgcttagttgttgtcctgttggaaggtgaaccttcgccccagtcggaagtcctgagcactctggagcaggttttcatcaagggtctctctgtactttgctccgttcatctttctcttgatcctgactagtttcccagtccctgccgccaaAAACCATCACCACAGCGTGATGATGCCATCACCAAGGTTTCCAGGTacaaggtttcctccaggcgtgacgcttggcattcaggcaaaatagttcaattttggtttcatcagaccaKagaatcttgtttctcaaatcaaattttatttgtcacatacacatggttagcagatgttaatgtgagtgtagtgaaatgcttgtgcttctagttccgacaatgcagtaataaccaacgagtaatctaacctaacaattccacaataactaccttatacacacaagtgtaaagggataaagaatatgtacataaagatatatgaatgcgtgatggtacagaacggcataggcaagatgcagtagatggtatcgagtacagtatatacatatgagatgagtaatgtagggtatgtaaacgtataaaagtgccattgtttaaagtggctagtgatacatgtattacataaagatggcaagatgcagtagatggtctgagtccttcacgtgccttttggcaaactccaagtgggctgtaatgtgctttttactgaggagtggcttccatctggccattctaccttaaaggcatgattggtggagtgctgcagaggtggttgtccttgcggaaggttctcccatctccacagaggaactggagctctgtcggagtgaccatcaggttcttgatcacctccctgaccatggcccttctctcccgattgctcaatttggccgggcggccagctttagggagagtcttggtggttYCAAATGTCtcccatttcagaatgatggaggccactgttcttggggaccttcaatgctgcaggaatgttttggtacccttccccagatctgtgcctcgacacaatcctgtcttggcgctctacggacaattccttcaacctcatggcttggtttttactctgacctgcactgtcaactgcgggaccttttatgtagacaggtgtgtgtgcctttccaaatcatgttcagtcaattgaatttWCAactggtggactccaagttgtagaaacatctcaaggatgatcaatggatattagatgcacctgagctcaatttcgaatctcatagcaaagggtctgaattcttatgtaaataaggtatttcagttatcgctttgtcattatggggtgttgggtgtagattgaggaaaacaaataatttaatcaattttagaatWaggctgtaacgtaacaatgtgaaaagtcaaggggtctgaatactttccgaatgcactgtgtatatacactgagtgtacaaaacgttaagGACACCTTCCGAATATTGAGATGcgcccccccttttgcccttggaacagcctcaattagtcggggtatgactctacaaggtgtcgcaagcattccacaggaatgGCCCGTGTCGattccagtgcttcccacagttgtgtcaagttggctggttgtcctttgggtggtggaccattcttgatgcacacgggaaactgttgcgcATGAAAAACCCATCAACGTTGCGATTCTTGACACTAGCCTGACATGTCAACTCTtgaggcttaaatatccttctttaacctgtctcttccacTTCATGTAAACTGATTTTGTAAATTTGACAAATTaccatcaataagggaccatagctttcaactgggcagtctgtcatggaaagataaggtttccttaatgttttgtactctgtgTATATGCATTTTAATGCAAATCATAGCGTATAGATAAAGAGAACACAATGCATTAAAAATGTATatctgtaggctacatttgaggttttctttaattatttttatctGGTGAAAGTGCGTAGCTTAAGTTTTAAGGCCTGACTGTACACTCTCCAAATACACATGCTTTTGGGAActtgggcagaaaaagttaatgTTGCTCCGTTGAGGCAAAAAGGAGAAAtgtcggagtttaattcaataacaGAAAAACTGCGAAATGGAGAGCTGAAAATAAatagaagggagggccagaacacTAGCcaaatgtttgggaaagatttggtgaaatGATATAAGGGGATGATAtgttgtgtgatgattgtgaggcactATAGAAATTCAATAGCCCCAAGACAAGGACTTCAAAATGGCACATCAAGGGAACTGTAGTTTAGGCCTACTGTTCAGATTAGTTAAATTGAATTACATTGACTGGAGGTGTATAACCTCTCACATAACCTAAAACAGTGGTCGtcaatctccaaggcattcccagtcggtcaccaaacatttctgtaaaaaaacaacaataaagccttgcgttcattatttaattttttttatccatttcgCGCTGTTAGCGgaaggtgcacttgattcagcaacTCTWTCGCCGGGAAtgtaaagtgttcccattttttttaaccatttcatgtgtcaatgtagaactccgcctacccggcaggcccaAACAGCAAATCAAGTGCACATATAGGCTTACCGCTGGCAAaatcttatttttatttcacctttattttagtagttgagaacaagttctcatttacaactgcgacctggccaagataaagcaaagcagttcgatacatacaacaacacagagttacacatggaataaataaacatacagtcaatagtaCAGTAGAAAAAGTTTATATACAGTRTGTGCAAATGagataagataagggaggtaaggcaataaataggccatggtggcgaagtaattacaatatagcaattaaacactggaatggtagatgtgcagaagatgaatgtgcaagtagagatactgcggTGCAAAGGTGcaagaaatacataaatacagtatagggatgaggtagttggatgggctatttacagatgggatatgtacaggtgcaatgatctgtgagctgttctgacagctggtgcttaaagcaagtgagggagatatgtgtctccagcttcagtgatttttgcagttcgttccagtcattggcagcagagaactggaaggaaataaggaattggctttggcggtgaccagtgagatatacctgctggagtgcgtgctacgggtgggtgctggtatggtgaccagtgagctgagataaggcgaRgctttacctagcaaagacttgtagatgacctggagccagtgggtttggcgatgagtatgaagcgagggccagccaacgagtgcgtacaggtcgcagtggtgggtagtatatggggctttggtgacaaaacggatggcactgtgatagactgcatccaatttgttgagtagagtgttgaagactattttgtaaatgacatcgccgaagtcgaggatcggtaggatgatcagtcttacaagggtatgtttggcagcatgagtgaaggatgctttgttgcgtaATAGGAAGCTTTCATTTTGGatcggagatgcttaatgtgagtctggaaggagagtttacagtctaaccagactgtaacgctcgtcgtaatcctcctcgtctgaggaggagcaaggatcggaccaaagcgcagcgtggtttgaatacatKATTTAATTATatgaacgaagacgaaaaaacacttgacaaaatacaaaacaataaacgacgtgaacaaacgaaTRaaaacagtaccgtgtggcgaacaaacacagacacggcaacaatcacccacaaacaaacagtgagaacagcctaccttaatatggttctcaatcagaggaaacgtaaaacacctgcccctgattgagaaccatatcaggctagttgacaatgaacccaacatagaaacacataacatagaatgcccacccagctcacgtcctgaccaactaaacaatacagaacaaaggaaataaggtcaggaacgtgacacagacacctaggtatttgtagttgtccacatattctaagtcagaaccgtccagagtagtgatgctggacgggcgggcaggtgtgggcagcgatcggttgaagagcatgcatttagttttacttgcatttaagagcagttggaagccacggatGGAGAGTTGTATGGCTATATAGCTCAGATTACCGTATCTGCAGTTTCCttgagccatagactgtaaaaagaagcctcgaGCGCACAGAAAAATTGATACTGTGATATTTCAAAGCTTTTAAAACCATGAGCTGCAGTTTTTAAGATAATGTTTTAAGTTATTCAACACTGTCaacattttatttgttataagccataaaatgcacatTCTCTATACTTCCACTcatgctacaaccagcactgtagCTGAAATTAATGAATAGCAAAGTGTTTCGATAAGCTTGCATTGTTATTGTTAGCGGCttttgtcttttttaatatcaaggaatatttgaCTTTCTTTCGTTTTTATAATTTCAAMatggtctgagaagaacaacattgacagggcaattcaagcatagtcATTATGCAgtaataatgtattgggcctatagcctactgcacaaacctcattgctatagaactgtttttaataggttaatgttgcatagccTTACGTTTTAattatgtcatgtttttaaataaatctCGACTTTGATTTTGATTCAGAATTGATCTTGACACTAACCTTTTCTGTGACTACTAGCCAAATATagaatattaactcctgcagaattaagcctttcttacagtaaataatacaccaaatgtacattttgacttgGGAACAGGCctatctatgtaaaaaaaatagacCTATCAAAAAAATCCCTCCACCATCTGACTGTTGTGCATTTTCTATATTTACGGGTTACGGTTGGGTGctggcctcagattttcacttcatCAAATAGTCAGGCGGTtgtggatgggttattagcaattgcgggcgggTGAACAAGTGCAAAAACTGCATACTAAACATCCCTCTTTTCCAACCGTTTATTCTTACAGAGTGACCACAGTGTTCACATGAACACGTTGCTGGAGAACAACCAGAGAAGATATTGTCTCTGCCGTTCCTGTGGGATATGAATGACAGCTTGAGAATGTCACCTGAGATCATGATGTTTCACCAAATGATGGAACAAGCCCAGAACGCCAGCTCTGAAGCACTCGCCCACATCTGCAATAAGAGTGCAAGTGGAGACTCACTACAGCTGCCCACCTTCTCCACAGCAGCCAAAGTCAGAGTGATCATTACTTTTACTCTGTGTGCCATGTCAGCTGTCTGTAACCTAGCTGTGCTGTGGGCTGCCAATACTAACGGCAAGCGCAAGTCCCATGTTAGGATATTAATAATTAACCTGACTGTGGCAGACCTGCTGGTGACTTTCATCGTCATGCCTGTTGATGCTGTCTGGAATATCACAGTTCAGTGGCAGGCAGGAGACGTCGCCTGTAGGCTGCTGATGTTCATGAAACTTGTTGCCATGTACTCCTGTGCTTTTGTCACAGTGGTCATTAGCTTGGACCGCCAGTCTGCTATCCTCAACCCACTAGCCATCAATGWGGCCAAGAAGAGAAGCAAAATCATGTTGTCTGTGGCGTGGGCGATGAGTGTGATTCTGTCTGTTCCCCAGGTGAGGCTCTGGTTAAGAGAGGTTTCATGTTTTATCTCCTCAGCCTAATCTCAAGACACCACCACAAGGATACAACTATACTTCTGGTATACCCCAGGGATGTTAAATGTTTTAAGTAAAACATCAAATGACATAACCCTGCAGCAGCATTATAGCACATTACTGACTTGATGCATGTTGTCAGGTTCACTTACCAAGAATAGAACATTTTGATTTTGACAGCAATTAGAAATGTAGTAATGGGAAGCACTAATTAAGAAAACTAAACGCTTTCCTGAAGGGAATTTCAGTACAGGTGTTGCAGTTAATATTGTCCATGGTTTAAGAGTAACCTTTAAATGTGATTGATAACTGGTGAATAGGGCCATCATTTACTGACTCCTGGTTATGACATTAATTTTAAATTTGGAGGCTCAGCAATAAAATCCATTAAACTACATAGGCTTTGAGAAATGGAATCACTGAAAGAAGCCCTTACCTGCAATTAATTTCAAGCATTCAACGCTTGCCTCTTCACCTTTGTGCAAATTCAGTGAAATGAGCAGTTAAACATGGTATTAGTCACATTGCAGACTAGGCAAGAGCAATTTTCTGCTGCATGAAACACTAGTATTTCATGCAGTATATCACTTAAGACAAGCAATAGAATTATGGTTAAAGACCATACTATTTTTATtgttaaaaacaaacatttccttTGTGTTGTCATATAGATGCTGATATTCCACAGCGTGACCATCACAGTCCCAGAAAAGTTTACCCAGTGCACTACCCGTGGGAGCTTTGTCCAACACTGGCAGGAAACCCTGTACAACATGTTCACCTTTGCCTGTCTATTCCTGCTGCCACTGATCATCATGATCGTCTGTTACACACGGATCCTGGTGGAGATATCCAGTCGTATGACCCATGGAAACAGTAGGTCAAATGACATATTTTACTGTCAATTGTAGTATTCTAGTGGTAGTTATTTCTAGGTGTAGTAGTATACAGTTGTTCATGAGGGGGTTACTAAGAGCACTGCATATTGATGATAAAGGTAATATAAACATATTGACATATGGTGTTGAGATTAGGAGAAAGTGTTTATTTCCTTGTTTCAGTGTCTTCTAAGGAGATACATCTCAGACGCTCCCACAACAACATTCCAAAAGCACGGATGAGGACTTTGAAAATGAGCATTGTTATCGTGACTTCCTTCATCGTCTGCTGGACCCCTTACTACYTGTTGGGACTGTGGTACTGGTTCTTCCCAGACGATATGGATGAGACGGTCTCTCATTCTTTGACTCATATGCTCTTTATTTTTGGCCTCTTCAATGCCTGTTTGGACCCGATAACTTACGGCCTGTTCACTATCCATTTCCGCCATGGCCTGAAGCGCTACTGTCGGAGCACAGCCACGTTCAGCCGTGAGTCAGAGAACAACACTACCCTGACCGGCTCTTTCAGGTGCTCTTCCTTCCGCATGACACGGCTTACCCAGCAAGGCCAGACCACCATCACTGGCCAGATggcagaggaggaacagggcaagAAACCCTGCCGCTATAGCAACTACCTCACAGTTCACAGCAGTGGAGGTGACCCATGTCCGGCCAATCCTGAAAGCATGATATGAGGGATTAGAATAAGTCCTACTTAAGAACATTGCTTATACCCTCATCTGTWGGCTGACAATGAATAACTTGAATACTTTTGTGCTGTAAGAAAGCACATTTTGCTTACATTTGCATTCAGCCAGACATGGCTTAAAGTGTAAATCATAAGACACTTATCTGCATATKACTTCAAACGGTAGTACTCCCGTAGAGTGGTCTTTGGAAAAACATTTTTCATTCAATAGAGCCATACAGACCAAGTATACCAGGAAAAACAATATATCCAATTTCCTCAAGATGTGCAAAGGAGGAAGCTTATAAATGAATTGCTCTTTCATCTTGCAGGCAGAAATGACATATGCAGTGTAAAAAGTGGGATGACGCTGTTGTTGGTCTGAAGTGCTTTTACTGATTGGAATGATTGAAAATTATGCTTTGGTTTGTTCAACTTATTCTATATAAAATTTGCctgggaaaaaaataaataataatttgacaGATCAATTACGTTTTTTAAATTGAATGAAAGCTTCTAAATTGCTTTCAACACTGCATGCTCATTGAATAGTGGTGGGGGCAATGTAGCAGCCGCAGCCTATCAGAAGAGTTGGAGGCGTGACTTATTGGGAAGTGGCTTTCAGGTTGCTGTTTTTTCCATCCTGtgagtgaatgtcattccagttaaTGTGGTCTACTTTAGTCACTTGTACACTGCCAGCATATGTAATGATACTTGCTTAAGAGCATGTGATACTGAAAACCCTGGTAAGATTTGTATATGTTAAGGTAGACAATGCTTGTTTGCAATATTGTAGCTACGAAATGTGAAAGACTTATGTAAAGAATGTTTGGAAAAGTTTTTGAacaagcttttttttttatttacaggaAATKTATTTAATTGCTTGTAACCCAATTTGAAGAAATGTGGATATGTAATTCCTATTTTTAAAATATGACAAATGGGCTCTATTTAGGCTACATTAAATATTAGTTTGTATTTATTACTTTTAACCAAAGGGGACCAGTAAGTTGAGTGTTGAAATTTGAAATATAGTTTTGGTAATAATCAAATAAAACTGTGTGCATTGAATCTACTGTAGTCGTTATTCAAACTTAGTCTTGTACACTGACAGCATATGTACTGATACTGGAATTGCTTAGTTTCATCAAATCTAGCATTTTACAATTGAGAACCTAACCCATTTACTTGTAACCAGTTGAAGTAATTTTTTGGGGTTGATCCAGAGTCATTTTAGACAGTGTGGACTTGGAACAAAACTGTAAATGTAGGCAAATTCAGTCCGATGACATCTAGATGCTCAACTTGTGGTTCATTGTACAATGTACAGAACAGCTTTATGTGAATTCTATGATCAAATGAATGTTGTGATGCAGTAAATATTGTAATCCAACCGTATAGCCTTTATAATTGAAGTGGTTGGGTATAGTTAAGTGTGAATCTACCTTACAGAAATATGTATAGTTTTGGTTGGTTCTTTAGTAAAGTTATGTCCAGTGCTTCAGGGAAATCACTGCATAGTGTATTGCATTGACATCAAACTGGAGACAACCAAACTGTAAAATGTGGTTggttggcttgtcatctaaaaaaATATTGTGTCTGTGTAATACTTTGATGGTCACATTCTGTACATGTTACAGTAGAAGACAAACAGATACAGGTACTTTAATGTTGAATTTACTGGGACCCAAACATGTTGCAGAAAAACCCCGAAGWCACACTTCGTTAACTAATATTCGGTTGTATGCTTTTCTCTTAAATGTTTGCTTGTGTTCAAAGAAATAAGTTAAGGAGATAGCTATATTTGTGTGCATGATTacaatatttgtatttgtgtacattatttaaataaagttGTGTTAATTGTATTAATGCATACTAAGCAATTCCTAAATTATTGGAAGTGCAGAATTCATTGAAAGTAATTAACACTATCATATGTGAGCTGGGGGGGTTGAttagttacatatcgcaatattatttggGACTCAAAGTATTGATTTCCCCCCCAAGAaacatgcatacatgcatacactgccgttcaaaggtttggggcaacttagacatttccttgtttttgaaagaaaacacatttttgccatttttaaaataacatcaaattgattagaaatacagtgtagacattgttaatgttgtaaatgactactgtagctggaaacggcagatttatttttatggatatctacagaggcccattatcagcaaccatcactcctgtgttccaatggcacgttgaggcgactccgggatgctggccttctaggcggagttgcaaagaaaaagccatatatcagactggccaattaaaaataaatgattaagatgggcaaaagaagagATACTGGATagatgaactctgcctagaaggcgagcatcccggagttgcctctttactgttcacgttgagactggtgttttt
It contains:
- the gnrhr4 gene encoding gonadotropin releasing hormone receptor 4; this translates as MNDSLRMSPEIMMFHQMMEQAQNASSEALAHICNKSASGDSLQLPTFSTAAKVRVIITFTLCAMSAVCNLAVLWAANTNGKRKSHVRILIINLTVADLLVTFIVMPVDAVWNITVQWQAGDVACRLLMFMKLVAMYSCAFVTVVISLDRQSAILNPLAINXAKKRSKIMLSVAWAMSVILSVPQMLIFHSVTITVPEKFTQCTTRGSFVQHWQETLYNMFTFACLFLLPLIIMIVCYTRILVEISSRMTHGNMSSKEIHLRRSHNNIPKARMRTLKMSIVIVTSFIVCWTPYYLLGLWYWFFPDDMDETVSHSLTHMLFIFGLFNACLDPITYGLFTIHFRHGLKRYCRSTATFSRESENNTTLTGSFRCSSFRMTRLTQQGQTTITGQMAEEEQGKKPCRYSNYLTVHSSGGDPCPANPESMI